A genomic stretch from Helianthus annuus cultivar XRQ/B chromosome 1, HanXRQr2.0-SUNRISE, whole genome shotgun sequence includes:
- the LOC110868557 gene encoding AT-rich interactive domain-containing protein 1-like isoform X1 has translation MIDLSKKTLNCSTKIRNGRRIDLKRKPGSFRQKPTVLLVFLNQQNPKSIFIVIPICTVIWPMKNPTPGIEGCAIGKGRPESCGCMTPGSVLCVKRHIIEKTNHLQTVLGPAFQKWKFDLMGEAVAKLWKQQEEQRLTHLMKNNRFLEGQDFIKLALRCFPLKSKKDIVNFYFNVYIPRQMSIQTRLGCKMVNTDDDQEEKPKNPYKGSRKKARVDCVTVYGPKLVKARYLTGRR, from the exons ATGATCGATCTGTCAAAAAAAACCCTAAATTGCTCCACTAAAATCAGGAACGGAAGAAGAATCGATTTGAAGAGAAAACCAGGAAGCTTTAGACAAAAGCCCACTGTTCTGCTCGTTTTCTTGAATCAGCAGAACCCTAAATCGATCTTCATCGTTATTCCGATCT GCACTGTGATATGGCCGATGAAAAATCCAACTCCAGGAATTGAAGGGTGTGCCATAGGGAAAGGAAGACCAGAATCTTGCGGCTGTATGACCCCTGGTTCCGTATTATGTGTTAAGCGCCACATCATCGAAAAAACGAACCACCTACAAACGGTCTTGGGGCCCGCTTTTCAGAAATGGAAGTTTGATCTAATGGGAGAAGCGGTTGCCAAATTATGGAAGCAACAAGAAGAGCAAAGGCTAACCCATCTTATGAAAAATAATCGATTTTTAGAAGGTCAAGATTTCATTAAACTTGCTTTGAGATGTTTTCCGTTAAAATCGAAGAAAGATATAGTTAACTTTTACTTCAATGTATACATCCCTAGACAAATGAGTATACAAACAAGATTGGGATGCAAGATGGTTAATACTGACGATGATCAAGAAGAGAAGCCAAAGAATCCTTATAAGGGTTCTAGAAAGAAGGCTCGAGTTGATTGTGTAACTGTGTATGGTCCTAAACTTGTGAAGGCGAGGTATTTGACCGGAAGAAGATGA
- the LOC110868557 gene encoding AT-rich interactive domain-containing protein 1-like isoform X2 has protein sequence MKSARKDWFNYINDDEPKLVIPIGPRFQANVPEWTGTPRKNMGSLSELDSSKWLGTVIWPMKNPTPGIEGCAIGKGRPESCGCMTPGSVLCVKRHIIEKTNHLQTVLGPAFQKWKFDLMGEAVAKLWKQQEEQRLTHLMKNNRFLEGQDFIKLALRCFPLKSKKDIVNFYFNVYIPRQMSIQTRLGCKMVNTDDDQEEKPKNPYKGSRKKARVDCVTVYGPKLVKARYLTGRR, from the coding sequence ATGAAGTCAGCTCGAAAGGACTGGTTCAACTATATCAATGATGATGAACCAAAACTGGTAATTCCAATTGGCCCGCGTTTTCAAGCTAATGTGCCTGAGTGGACCGGCACACCTCGTAAAAACATGGGTTCCCTTTCTGAATTAGACTCTTCTAAATGGTTAGGCACTGTGATATGGCCGATGAAAAATCCAACTCCAGGAATTGAAGGGTGTGCCATAGGGAAAGGAAGACCAGAATCTTGCGGCTGTATGACCCCTGGTTCCGTATTATGTGTTAAGCGCCACATCATCGAAAAAACGAACCACCTACAAACGGTCTTGGGGCCCGCTTTTCAGAAATGGAAGTTTGATCTAATGGGAGAAGCGGTTGCCAAATTATGGAAGCAACAAGAAGAGCAAAGGCTAACCCATCTTATGAAAAATAATCGATTTTTAGAAGGTCAAGATTTCATTAAACTTGCTTTGAGATGTTTTCCGTTAAAATCGAAGAAAGATATAGTTAACTTTTACTTCAATGTATACATCCCTAGACAAATGAGTATACAAACAAGATTGGGATGCAAGATGGTTAATACTGACGATGATCAAGAAGAGAAGCCAAAGAATCCTTATAAGGGTTCTAGAAAGAAGGCTCGAGTTGATTGTGTAACTGTGTATGGTCCTAAACTTGTGAAGGCGAGGTATTTGACCGGAAGAAGATGA
- the LOC110868557 gene encoding AT-rich interactive domain-containing protein 1-like isoform X3, which produces MIDLSKKTLNCSTKIRNGRRIDLKRKPGSFRQKPTVLLVFLNQQNPKSIFIVIPICTVIWPMKNPTPGIEGCAIGKGRPESCGCMTPGSVLCVKRHIIEKTNHLQTVLGPAFQKWKFDLMGEAVAKLWKQQEEQRLTHLMKNNRFLEDK; this is translated from the exons ATGATCGATCTGTCAAAAAAAACCCTAAATTGCTCCACTAAAATCAGGAACGGAAGAAGAATCGATTTGAAGAGAAAACCAGGAAGCTTTAGACAAAAGCCCACTGTTCTGCTCGTTTTCTTGAATCAGCAGAACCCTAAATCGATCTTCATCGTTATTCCGATCT GCACTGTGATATGGCCGATGAAAAATCCAACTCCAGGAATTGAAGGGTGTGCCATAGGGAAAGGAAGACCAGAATCTTGCGGCTGTATGACCCCTGGTTCCGTATTATGTGTTAAGCGCCACATCATCGAAAAAACGAACCACCTACAAACGGTCTTGGGGCCCGCTTTTCAGAAATGGAAGTTTGATCTAATGGGAGAAGCGGTTGCCAAATTATGGAAGCAACAAGAAGAGCAAAGGCTAACCCATCTTATGAAAAATAATCGATTTTTAGAAG ACAAATGA